The DNA sequence TTGCGGTGAACTCAAGGGCTGCTCCTTGAGGTGCGCCGCGCTCGGCGAGCGAGGCGCTACTCAGGCGATTGCTTATGTGGAGGCGCGCGGGAATTGGGGGCTGCTCAGGCAGCCGCATATATGGAGGCGCGCGGCGAACGAGGCGCTACTCTATTCGCATTGCGTGGCGGTCTTTGGTAGCGCCGCGATCGCCGAACGCGGCGCAGGTTAAAACGCTGACGGTAACCATGCTCGTATGTCTCGGCTCGGATTCGCGCGACCGCTTGTCTTCAGTCGAGTGCTCTCGATTTCGTCACTCGTCAGCTATTGTTCCAGGAGCCGTACGGCCACATGCGATAATCCTCGACCAGACCCGCCTTGACCGGGTTGTCTCTTATGTACTCTATGATTCGTTGGTCTTCTACCGCCGAACGCGACCAATGGTCGAACCATTCGCGTTGCCAAATCGCCTTGCCATCGCTTGCGATGAGCCGTCGCAGATGCGAAGTCGTCCAGCGTTTAAAGCCGACAATCTCGGTTTCTAGCGTCCCTTGCCGCAATTCGAAAAATACGTGGAGATGATTCGGCATGACCACATACTCCACGTTTTCCCACCGTCCAGAATTCACTCTGTGCTCGATAGCGCTGACGCAGACGTTTGCGAGCCGTGCATCGTTGAATAGCGCCCTCTGTTGGCGCGAATCCAATGCGTCGTCCAGGATACGAAAGGCTTCGCGATGAAGACGTCTAATCTTATCGTTCGGCGCAGAGAGCAACGCTTCCGTTCGAATCCGAATCTCATGCTCTACCTCTCGCGGCAATGTGCCCACCAAGCGCAACGTTACAAAGTACACGTTGCGGTCGACTTCCCAGTGGGGAAGGCGCATGCGATAGAAGCGTGAGGTTTTCATTGCACCGTACTCCACTTGGGAAAATTGGTGCGGGTTGCCGTGTTCTCGATAAGCCGAATAAGTGAGTATGTGCATAGTACTACAGTCACTCTGGAGATAGAAGCGGGCCGACGATCACGGTATGTG is a window from the Candidatus Hydrogenedentota bacterium genome containing:
- a CDS encoding transposase, which codes for MKTSRFYRMRLPHWEVDRNVYFVTLRLVGTLPREVEHEIRIRTEALLSAPNDKIRRLHREAFRILDDALDSRQQRALFNDARLANVCVSAIEHRVNSGRWENVEYVVMPNHLHVFFELRQGTLETEIVGFKRWTTSHLRRLIASDGKAIWQREWFDHWSRSAVEDQRIIEYIRDNPVKAGLVEDYRMWPYGSWNNS